From Paraburkholderia sprentiae WSM5005:
TCGTGCTGGGCGGCGGCATGGTCATCAAGGGCTGGGACGAAGGCGTGCAAGGCATGAAGGTCGGCGGCAAGCGCAAGCTGACCATTCCGCCGCAACTCGGCTACGGCGTGCGCGGCGCGGGCGGCGTGATTCCGCCGAATGCGACGCTCGTGTTCGAAGTCGAACTGCTCGACGTCTGAGTTACATCGCGATGTTGTCATGAGCCACGCCGCCGTCACCGCCCCTAACGTTTCGCTGCGCTGCTATGGCGCGATCGAAGCGTCGGACGTGCACGACTTCCACCAGGTCGTGCTCGGGCTCGACGGCGCGATGGTGATGGCGGTGGACGGTGTCGCACGGCAGATCGAGGCCGGCTGCGCATGGCTGATCCCGGCCGGCGCGCGGCACGATTACGCGGGCGTCGGCGCGAACCGGCAGCTCGTGCTCGATTTGCCGGCCGCGTCGCTGGCGGTGCCAGAACGGCTGTTCGAGCGCGCGCGGGCCGTGGCCGTCGATTCATCGCTCGCACAGCTGGTGCATACGATTGCCGCCCATGCGGCGGACGGCGCGGACGAAACGCCAGCGAATGTCTTCGATAACCGCCGCTTCCATTGGGATGCCGCGGCACGCCTGGGCGCCGCGCTGATCGCCGATTCCGGTGCGCTTGCCGGTGCGCAGGCTGGAGGCGTTCGCCTCGATTTCGCGCGCATCGACCGCTGGCTGCGCGCGCATCTGTCCGAGCCGCTGAAGATCGCGGATCTCGCCGCGCACTGCGGCTTCGGCATGCGGCGTTTTCACCAACTGTTTATCGATGCGTTCGGCGAGACGCCGCATCGCTACTTGCAGCGGCTGAGGCTCGACACGTCGATCACGCTGCTTGCGGACCCGCGTCGTTCGTTGACCGATATCGCGCTCGAGATCGGCTTCGGCGATCAGAGCGCTTATACGCACGCGTTCACTCGGCGTTTCGGGTTGGCGCCCGGGCAGTGGCGCGCGTTGCGGCACTGAGGACGTCGAAGGCTTCTGCCCGAGGCTTTGCTGCCTGCAACTCTCCAAACTCCTGTGGCCATTTCCGGCAGCAACAAAAAGCCCGCTTTTGCGTCTGCAATAAGCGGGCTTCATGTGTAAGGAGGTTGGCGCCGGGGCGGACGACCGTGGCTTTGCGCTGTTCGCTTCAGCTGTGTCGGGTTGCACCGCGTCCGCAGCCGGCATCAAATCGCGCGGTGCGTGCGTTCAACTCATCGATAGTTGCAGATGCAGTTGCGAACGCGCCGGGCCGCCACCGTCGATCGCGTCGCTGGCCGCGTCGCGATCAGATTGCGACGATGGCGCGAGACGCGCGCTTTCGATGCGGTCGAGGTACTCGGTCGTGATGTCGCCGGTCACGTAGTTGCCGTCGAAGCACGACGCCTCGAACTCCTTCAGGGCCGGGTTGATATCGCGCACCGCCTGCTTCAGCGCGTCGACGTCTTGGTACACGAGGTGATCCGCGCCGATCATGCGCGCGACTTCCTCGTCCGAGCGGCCATGCGCGACCAGTTCACCGCGCGTCGGCATATCGATGCCGTAGACGTTCGGGAATTTCACCGGCGGCGCCGCCGACGCGAAGATCACCTTGTTCGCGCCCGCATCGCGCGCCATCTGCACGATCTCATGAGACGTCGTGCCGCGCACGATCGAGTCGTCGACGATCAGCACGTTCTTGCCCTTGAACTCGATGTTCATCGCATTCAGCTTCTGGCGCACCGACTTCTTGCGCACCGCCTGACCCGGCATGATGAAGGTACGGCCCACGTAGCGGTTCTTGAAGAAGCCCTCGCGATACTCGACGCCGAGCTTCTTCGCGACCTGCATCGCGGCCGGGCGCGACGAATCGGGAATCGGCATCACTACGTCGATCGCGACGTCGGGCAGTTCGCGCCTGATCTTCTCGGCGAGATAGTCGCCCATGCGCAGACGCACGTTGTAGACAGGCACGCCATCGAGCACCGAATCCGGACGCGCCAGATACACGAGTTCGAAGATGCAGGGGTTCAAGCTCGGGGTCGTCGCGCATTGCTGCGAATGCAGCTGGCCTTCGGCGTCGATGAAAATCGCCTCGCCCGGCTGTACGTCGCGCACGAATTCGAAACCGATGCCTTCGATCGCCACCGATTCGGACGCCAGCATCCACTCGACGCCCTCTGCCGTTTCCTGCTTGCCCAGGCACAGCGGACGGATACCGAACGGGTCGCGGAAACCGAGCAGGCCGTAGCCGGCGATCAGCGAAACGATCGCGTACGAGCCGCGCACCCGGCGATGCACACCCGACACCGCTTTGAACAGCGCAGCCGGATCGAGCTGCAAACCCGAGCTCGACAGTTGCAGCTCGTGCGCGAGCACGTTGAGCAGCACTTCGGTATCGGAATTGGTGTTCACATGGCGCCGATCGATGCGGAACATCTCGTCTTTCAGCTGCTGCCAGTTCGTCAGATTGCCGTTGTGCGCGAGGATGATGCCGAACGGCGCGTTCACGTAGAAGGGTTGCGCTTCTTCTTCGCTCGACGCCGAACCGGCGGTCGGATAACGGACCTGGCCGATGCCCGTGGTGCCCGGCAGGCTGCGCATGTTGCGCGTGCGGAACACGTCGCGCACCATGCCGTTGGCCTTGTGCATGTGGAAATTGCTGCCGTTCGCCGTCGCGATGCCGGCGGCGTCCTGACCGCGATGCTGCAGAAGCAGCAGGCTGTCATAGATCAGCTGGTTGACCGGAGAGCGGGAAACTACACCTACGATGCCGCACATGGCATGTCCTTCAAAGGTACGAAATTCGTGATGGCGACCGGTGCGTATGACCGCGCCCGCGCTTTGATGCGACGGAACGCGCTACGACGTCAAGGCAGCCGGTATGCGCCGGAGTCCTGTTGCGCGTTGCTCGGGGCACCCGGATCGTCCACATGGACGTAAGCGGCAAGCGCCCCGGGGAGCAGCGGCTTCATTGCGTGAACGCCCGCAACCGCGTACGGACGAAGCAGCGCGTTGCGCCAGAATTCCTGTTTGGGCAGTTCGGTCAAGCCTGCGAGGGCGACCAGAATCAGCACCAGAACGACCCCACGCACGAGGCCGAACATCAAACCGAGCGAGCGGTCTGCAGCGCCCAGTCCCGTGACCTGCACGAGCCGGCTGAGCAGCGCGCTCACCACGCTCGTGACCAGCACCACGCCGATCACCACGAGCGAGAAAGCGAGCAGCCACTGCGTCAACGCGCCGCCCGGCCAGTTGGATGGAACATACGGGACCACGTAGCCCACGAACTCGCAAGCGATGAAAAACGCCGCGACCCAGCCGATCAAACCAAACACTTCCGACAGTAAACCGCGCCAGGCGCCTCGAAGCGCCGACAAACCGATCACCGCCATTACAGCGTAGTCGAAGGCAGTGAACATCGCTCGCTTACTGTGCGCTGCCGCCGTTCGCGCCCGACACGAGGCCCGCCTCGCGGACCTTCGCGACAGCGGCGGTGGCCGCGGCGCGGTCGGCGAACGGGCCGGCACGCAGCAGTGTCAGGGTCGAGCCGTCGGCTTGCTTCCGACGCTCCGTATATGTGGGTACGCCAGCCGCTTTCAACTTGGCGGCCCAATTGCGCGCGTTCGTTTCGTTCGCGAAGGCGCCGAGCTGCACCGCGAATCGGTTGCCCGGCGGCGAGGCCGGCGTGGCGGCGTTCGCGTCGGCATTGGCGGTGGCCGCATTCGGGTCGTCTTCGCTCGACGCCGACGGCGCGGGTGCCTTGGTCGGTTTGGGGGCGGCAGTGGGCGCGGTGTTGGCGGCGAGCGACTGAGTTTGCGGCTTCGCGGCGGGCTTGGGTGTCGCGGCGCTAACGGTGCCGTTCGCAGCAGACGAAGTCGTGCCCTGTTTGGCTGCTGTCGATTGAGTCGATTGGGTCGGCTTCGTGGTGGAGGCCGAAGCCGACGCCGCGGTCGTTGCCGGCGCGAGACTGGACGCGGCGACACCCGTGTCGGCGGCCGACGGATTGTCCGGTGCGACGCCGGCTTGCACGTCTTCGTTCGCGGTGGATTTGGAGAGCTTCGGTGCGGGCCGATTGGGAATATCGATCGAGATGTCGTCGGTGACAGGCTTCGGATGAGAATCCAGCACCATCGGCAGGATGATCACCGCCGCAACGACCAGTGCGATTGCCCCGACGAGCCGGCGCCGCGCGCGCTGTTTTTCCGGCAGCGTGGGGTCGAGCAGCATTGCGTCTGCATCGACGTTGCGCTCGGTGCGGCGGGTGCGCCGCTCGACGCGCTCGCCCCGGGCGGGCCGATTGGAACTGGTGTTTGCGCCGCGCCGGTTGGGCGCGTCGTCTTTCTTGCCGAACGAGAAAATTCCCATGAATCGCTTGGTTCGAGCCTGGTGGCCGCTCAGTGTTGCTGCGATTTCCGGTAGGCCATCACGCCCGCTACCGTATAGAAACTGCCGAAAACCACGATTCTATCATTCTCTGACGCACGTTTTAGCGCGTCCTGGAAAGCCTGTGCCGGTGTCGGGTAACGCGTGACGCTGTTGTCGGCGCTGTCTTCCACGCCGAGCTCGCGCAACGCGGTTTCCAGCTCTTGCGCGGACGCGGCCCGTGGGGTTGGCAGATCGGTCACACACCAGTGATCGATCTCGCCTTTCAGATGATTGAGCACCCCCGCGATGTCCTTGTCGCGCATCGCACCGAACACCGCGTACGTGTACGGGAAAAAGCCCATGTTGCCGAGATTCTGCCCGAGCACTGCGGCTGCATGTGGGTTGTGGCCAACGTCGAGCACGATGGACGGCTTGCCCGGCAGCACCTGGAAACGGCCCGGCAGATCCACGTTGGCGATGCCGAGCCGGATGTCCTGTGCCGACACCGGCAGACGGTCGCGCAAAGCTTCGAGTCCGGCCAGCGCCGCCGACGTGTTGATCAGCTGATTCGCGCCGCGCAGTGACGGGTAGGCGAGCGCCGAGCGCCGCAGCGTCGGCCCGACATAGCTCCACTGCTGGCGCTCGCTGCCGGCCTGACCTTCATAACGGAAATCCCGGCCGAATAGCCACAATTGCGCGCCGATCTCGGCCGCGTGATCGATCAGCGATTGCGGCGGCACCGGGTCCGCACAGATCGCAGGCTTGCCGGGGCGGAAAATGCCGGCTTTTTCGAACGCGATTTTTTCGCGTGTGTCGCCGAGATAGTTGGTGTGGTCAATATCGATGCTCGTGATGATCGCGCAGTCGGTATCGAGGATATTGACGGCGTCGAGACGGCCGCCGAGGCCGACTTCGAAAATCACCACGTCGAGGCCGCGCGACGCGAATAGGCTCATGATCGCGAGCGTCGTGAATTCAAAATAGGTCAGCGTAACCGGTTTCGCGAGGCTCAGGCG
This genomic window contains:
- the folC gene encoding bifunctional tetrahydrofolate synthase/dihydrofolate synthase, which encodes MTTFPTLDAWLTHLESAHPVGIDMGLTRISQVRDAMQLSFACPIITVGGTNGKGSTCAILEAILLRAGYTVGCHTSPHLLSFNERARINGAMASDADLLPHFEAVEAARLSLAKPVTLTYFEFTTLAIMSLFASRGLDVVIFEVGLGGRLDAVNILDTDCAIITSIDIDHTNYLGDTREKIAFEKAGIFRPGKPAICADPVPPQSLIDHAAEIGAQLWLFGRDFRYEGQAGSERQQWSYVGPTLRRSALAYPSLRGANQLINTSAALAGLEALRDRLPVSAQDIRLGIANVDLPGRFQVLPGKPSIVLDVGHNPHAAAVLGQNLGNMGFFPYTYAVFGAMRDKDIAGVLNHLKGEIDHWCVTDLPTPRAASAQELETALRELGVEDSADNSVTRYPTPAQAFQDALKRASENDRIVVFGSFYTVAGVMAYRKSQQH
- a CDS encoding AraC family transcriptional regulator: MSHAAVTAPNVSLRCYGAIEASDVHDFHQVVLGLDGAMVMAVDGVARQIEAGCAWLIPAGARHDYAGVGANRQLVLDLPAASLAVPERLFERARAVAVDSSLAQLVHTIAAHAADGADETPANVFDNRRFHWDAAARLGAALIADSGALAGAQAGGVRLDFARIDRWLRAHLSEPLKIADLAAHCGFGMRRFHQLFIDAFGETPHRYLQRLRLDTSITLLADPRRSLTDIALEIGFGDQSAYTHAFTRRFGLAPGQWRALRH
- a CDS encoding FKBP-type peptidyl-prolyl cis-trans isomerase, with translation MSTVTTESGLKYEDLVEGGGTEAVAGKTVTVHYTGWLTDGQKFDSSKDRNDPFAFVLGGGMVIKGWDEGVQGMKVGGKRKLTIPPQLGYGVRGAGGVIPPNATLVFEVELLDV
- a CDS encoding CvpA family protein; the protein is MFTAFDYAVMAVIGLSALRGAWRGLLSEVFGLIGWVAAFFIACEFVGYVVPYVPSNWPGGALTQWLLAFSLVVIGVVLVTSVVSALLSRLVQVTGLGAADRSLGLMFGLVRGVVLVLILVALAGLTELPKQEFWRNALLRPYAVAGVHAMKPLLPGALAAYVHVDDPGAPSNAQQDSGAYRLP
- a CDS encoding SPOR domain-containing protein; this translates as MGIFSFGKKDDAPNRRGANTSSNRPARGERVERRTRRTERNVDADAMLLDPTLPEKQRARRRLVGAIALVVAAVIILPMVLDSHPKPVTDDISIDIPNRPAPKLSKSTANEDVQAGVAPDNPSAADTGVAASSLAPATTAASASASTTKPTQSTQSTAAKQGTTSSAANGTVSAATPKPAAKPQTQSLAANTAPTAAPKPTKAPAPSASSEDDPNAATANADANAATPASPPGNRFAVQLGAFANETNARNWAAKLKAAGVPTYTERRKQADGSTLTLLRAGPFADRAAATAAVAKVREAGLVSGANGGSAQ
- the purF gene encoding amidophosphoribosyltransferase; this translates as MCGIVGVVSRSPVNQLIYDSLLLLQHRGQDAAGIATANGSNFHMHKANGMVRDVFRTRNMRSLPGTTGIGQVRYPTAGSASSEEEAQPFYVNAPFGIILAHNGNLTNWQQLKDEMFRIDRRHVNTNSDTEVLLNVLAHELQLSSSGLQLDPAALFKAVSGVHRRVRGSYAIVSLIAGYGLLGFRDPFGIRPLCLGKQETAEGVEWMLASESVAIEGIGFEFVRDVQPGEAIFIDAEGQLHSQQCATTPSLNPCIFELVYLARPDSVLDGVPVYNVRLRMGDYLAEKIRRELPDVAIDVVMPIPDSSRPAAMQVAKKLGVEYREGFFKNRYVGRTFIMPGQAVRKKSVRQKLNAMNIEFKGKNVLIVDDSIVRGTTSHEIVQMARDAGANKVIFASAAPPVKFPNVYGIDMPTRGELVAHGRSDEEVARMIGADHLVYQDVDALKQAVRDINPALKEFEASCFDGNYVTGDITTEYLDRIESARLAPSSQSDRDAASDAIDGGGPARSQLHLQLSMS